DNA sequence from the Bradyrhizobium sp. CIAT3101 genome:
AGGCTAGTCCTGCAGGCCCGGCTTGTCATCAGAGCAAGTGCAATCTTCGGTAGTCGTTGCGGCGTCATCGTGGCGGCGCGAACCCTGCTTCAATGCACGCATCGCGATGCACAATGGCCGTGATTACCCGGGCTAATCATGCATGATCCGTCTGTGTATGCTTGCGGCTACAAGCCACGCGTACCGACCGGGCGTCATGACAGAGTTGAGTGAGCGCACCAAAGCCAACATGGACGTCGTCCTGGAGGAGACGTGCCGCCAATTGCCGCATGGCGGCGGTCATGACAGCCGCAGGTTCATCGCCGAGCGCCTGATCGAGGCGGCGCAATCCGGCCACTCCACGCTCGGCGAGCTCGGCATCATCGCACGACGTGCGCTGGCGGAGATCATTGCCAAGGGCGGGTAGGCACATCGGCTGCACAACTTGGCAAGCGGGGCGAGGTTAAGACGCAGCTTGCCTCACGGCGGGCCGCGGACGTAACCTGACGGCGAACATTTCCGCGCATCGAGATCCCCCGAAGATGCGGTCCCTGCTTGCGCTCATTGCAGCCTTTGCATTGCTCTCTGCCGGCGCGGCCGTGGCCCAGCCGGTTGGGCAATTTCCATTTGCGTTGACGCGCGAAGGCCAGATGCTCGGCGCCGTCAAAGGCGAGGTGGCCTCATTCAAGGGCCTTGCTTATGCAGCGCCGCCGGTCGGCAGCCTGCGCTGGCGTCCGCCGCAGGCATTGCCCGAGAGTTCGGAGATGAGCACGGCCTACGATTATGGCGCGCCCTGTCTCCAGCCATCGCTGCCGGCCGGGCGCGAGGATTGCCTGACGCTCAACGTGTTTCGTCCCTTCGGCGTCGACGGGCCGCTGCCGGTGATGGTGTTCATTCATGGCGGCGATTTTTTCGTGGGCACCGCCAGTGATCCGCTGTTCGACGGCTCATTGTTTGCGCAGGCCGGGCTCATCATCGTCACCGTGAATTATCGTCTCGGCGCGCTCGGCTGGCTGACGCATCCCGCGCTGTCGGACGGCGGCTCCGGTAATTTCGGCCTGATGGACCAGGTCACGGCGCTGCGCTGGGTGCACGACAACATCGCGGCCTTCGGCGGCGATGCGAACAACGTCACGCTGTTCGGCAACGGCGCCGGTGCCACGTCGATCGCGCTGCTGATGCTGTGCGCCCAATCCCGCGATCTCTTCCAAAAGGCCATCCTGCAATCGGTGCCCGGCCGCGCACTCCTGCCTTCGTCGCAGGAGGCCGAGGCCGCAGGCCGGCAATTTGTTGCAGCGCTCGGGCACGGGGCGGATCTGCGTGCCGTCGAACCGGCACGTCTGCTTGCCACGGAAAAACGTCTGCTGGACAAAGCGCCGCGCAGCTTTGCGCCGGCGATGGACGGACAGCTGGTGACGGAAGACATCGCCGCGGGATTTGCGGCGGCCCATGAGAGCCGCATTCCCCTGATCATCGGGTCGAATGACGACGAGACCCGTTTCGACAGCGAGCTCGAGGTCAAGGAGATGCTGTCCGCTTCGGGCGAGAGCATCGACGCGCTGCGCAAGCTCTATCCGGGTGCCGCGAGGTCGTCGGACGTTGCGGCGAGCTTCTACACCGACAAGGTTTTCTCCGAGCCGGTGCGCATGCTCGCCCGGCTTCATGCCACGACCGGCGCACC
Encoded proteins:
- a CDS encoding carboxylesterase family protein, which gives rise to MRSLLALIAAFALLSAGAAVAQPVGQFPFALTREGQMLGAVKGEVASFKGLAYAAPPVGSLRWRPPQALPESSEMSTAYDYGAPCLQPSLPAGREDCLTLNVFRPFGVDGPLPVMVFIHGGDFFVGTASDPLFDGSLFAQAGLIIVTVNYRLGALGWLTHPALSDGGSGNFGLMDQVTALRWVHDNIAAFGGDANNVTLFGNGAGATSIALLMLCAQSRDLFQKAILQSVPGRALLPSSQEAEAAGRQFVAALGHGADLRAVEPARLLATEKRLLDKAPRSFAPAMDGQLVTEDIAAGFAAAHESRIPLIIGSNDDETRFDSELEVKEMLSASGESIDALRKLYPGAARSSDVAASFYTDKVFSEPVRMLARLHATTGAPTFRYRFAYVPEARRGNPDEGHGRELQFIFGAEGVPGAGIFSRRDREVANRMRAYWINFARSGDPNGAELPHWDAVADRDHLLLITNDRITSGDDPWVERLDRLARENGK